The following coding sequences lie in one Drosophila bipectinata strain 14024-0381.07 chromosome XR, DbipHiC1v2, whole genome shotgun sequence genomic window:
- the LOC108128396 gene encoding uncharacterized protein, with amino-acid sequence MVELRKTVRMFRIAKAFCSALYNDRFLWTFVKSYGLFALAIPIAKSFDGYEVLPRALPSF; translated from the coding sequence ATGGTTGAACTAAGGAAAACCGTACGTATGTTCAGGATCGCCAAGGCCTTTTGCTCCGCTCTCTACAACGATCGGTTCTTGTGGACCTTCGTCAAAAGCTATGGACTCTTCGCCTTGGCCATTCCCATTGCCAAGTCTTTCGACGGCTACGAGGTCCTGCCCCGTGCTCTACCAAGTTTCTAA
- the RhoGAP19D gene encoding rho GTPase-activating protein gacU isoform X3 gives MQLLKALQHCIFGQSGSYNVSENNKSVNQPGNLTVLSAGPATSTPLPTARQPKPSSQALYAAGPSSAVGSSPGQGASAGQGQGQGSGGGDNNDLMIRLRESIKQKEEFLKSPVPASMSSSASSPSTNGNQLQSSPAQQQHHPASQQLHQQQQQQHFFPPGGPVQVVQPPPRRSHQLLHKQQQQQQQHLSYDMYYSGGKVQQVQRSSTAPGSVSHQHYQQQHQHQQQQQHHQLQQQHHQMQQQQHRQVMINNNAKYSKDLDYFETLQETGVTNKVFERKLVSHMSKGFDPFKPLSINTSAMESSGGGGSVANNSTTTTSSSSTTTSVKKQSVLYESLQQHPLAKYQQLTSHHQQHHHHQQQQQQQQIHQISAVDGQTGSRMELHKATLANATIDPIPSAGGHKYASLPETSVSGSSVATLADIAESSVTYSAGAVAETPTGSVVRRYKPITSSSFDEGKPMRRISYLRATNNEADFNAEAAAAAAAASGGGGGGDAAGAPAVPTISAPISMPIPVAAVVEPQKTKSLVEEHPDPTYDVIGGAGGGHEFIETPNGLEDVRLSAHGSRRASMSSDMRSSIHIDAELNGKYVPNELEAFETEIEIKSSCINGKRMSEYRSWRQVKLEIKGDLLRIYSGRHGKSEHNVIELDIRNFKFFDESLDKKKYLIRMQSKPSPTGAHLATLGNELNLEDGHGDKLLTSSGSSSANEPSGSALSASTSSSTTSSSGPYTEILFKTKSSNEMKRLFGLLQWKDSLNYDDDHQGKQLAEPQKTAASASYLDDLPAGGVAAGADSSPLSSHSGGLAEAAGGHHHVSALPAAAAIVAATSDSISPVMKARKSSSHKHIPDKDLGSPKSKNWKDLLFRRGGGSGGGSVSHHDLASPSSCPAKQFGSIGVPLRSCPMSKQFPCVPHLVEVCTNIVETKGLSVVGIYRIPGNKAAISELSELVNTKDFQFESCATDVRWEDVNVVSSLLKLFIRSLPDALMPASYYINFIEADKKTGLERIVLLKEIVESLPRHPYDTMKHLIRHLCRVSDNCEVNRMEPKNLAIIFGPSIIRTPNDTLETAVKDMKHQCRIVELLVTQYDYFFENGSLPDLADVSGGGNAVSAAQPQQQTQEDQTSMLLHNLSKIERITERETTRTSRFIPQLRRKTHGKRGGVNSDTYSGESVVVSGSTSSSTISTTIHNQKNHTSNSSSTTTNTITTTTTKTIQQRRAQRKAVQSICDQALILFLPTPSSSSTSTSASTFSYAPSPSSLSVSLPFQSLDYAKASSTTSTTSTSSSSTLHSGKATSSGSTNSSSSTAKFSSSSSSASSATAVAISSSSTSTSTTTSSKLLSAATKKRTTGGGFLGSRSTRKASLDEKDSGSVDSAGSLGLSLGLNLNLAKEQQRSSVDISILLTDDDSSSRLSDTGSMSLTTITDTLDSKLRNLRSGSESNDENGSPEFPKNRRHTLGQPLHLHSENIPYADESPERLFHQFCNPLDSAPLSLHLSRSCTATNTIGSGSGGGGDEKATKQVVAPLPPSLLKAAHKLQHSATVPIHQGSSTAPASGAATPTGSSSGNGGAIGGGGGSGGGSTKSIYPRFSSYMNYNATIAGGVPGERATGGGSAASEDDSEGSTTSDPKEKLLLGERPSPSFFLERYNKKRRDHRLFRSASFNCRNYSTRHLTGQQPAAGSGSGGSVTVGVACCQAVSSSAAAVGTGLTKDEKTDMNLTKKRQIQNKQNRSIKRRHTVGGPHDYTTGCSNHIRGGHDLAAINYNHHNRHHQQQLLKLGNSQEQGAAAAETTTTTTTTTTVLRRLGGGNGGAAAPGGDANVALPVTGSTSSSNTSTNNNNSPQSDGSNGNGGGVGVGVVGGGGGNGGGGGGGANATSGGNQSSTTASISNSGSSSNSSSTSTTPAGGDQVLEVGIRIKNINRGRF, from the exons ATGCAATTGCTTAAAGCCCTTCAGCACTGCATTTTCGGCCAAAGTGGCAGTTATAATGTCTCTGAGAATAACAAAAG TGTCAATCAGCCGGGAAATCTAACAGTATTATCGGCCGGCCCGGCAACGAGCACGCCCCTGCCCACCGCCCGCCAGCCCAAGCCGTCCAGTCAAGCTCTGTACGCCGCCGGACCAAGTTCAGCGGTTGGGAGCTCCCCTggacaaggagcaagtgcagGGCAGGGACAGGGCCAAGGATCGGGAGGAGGTGACAACAATGATCTGATGATACGACTGAGAGAGTCCATTAAGCAGAAGGAGGAGTTCCTGAAGTCACCGGTGCCGGCCTCGATGTCCTCCTCGGCATCCTCGCCCTCGACGAACGGCAATCAGTTGCAATCCTCGCCAgcccagcagcaacaccatccTGCCTCCCAGCAGCttcatcagcagcagcagcagcagcatttTTTTCCACCAGGCGGTCCTGTACAGGTGGTGCAGCCACCGCCTCGAAGGAGCCACCAATTGTTGCacaaacagcaacagcaacagcagcaacacctaAGCTACGACATGTACTATTCCGGAGGTAAAGTGCAACAGGTGCAGAGATCCTCGACAGCGCCGGGAAGTGTCAGCCATCAGCATtaccagcaacagcatcagcatcagcagcagcagcaacatcaccagttgcagcagcaacaccatcagatgcaacagcagcaacaccgCCAGGTGATGATCAACAACAATGCCAAGTACAGCAAGGATCTGGACTACTTTGAAACACTCCAGGAGACGGGAGTGACCAACAAAGT tttcgAGCGGAAGCTGGTCTCGCACATGTCCAAGGGCTTCGATCCCTTCAAGCCGCTCTCCATCAACACCAGTGCTATGGAGTCCTCTGGTGGGGGTGGGAGTGTGGCAAACAACAGCACCACTACCacgtcctcctcctcgaccACCACGTCTGTGAAGAAGCAGAGCGTCCTCTATGAATCCCTGCAGCAGCATCCACTGGCCAAGTACCAGCAACTGACCtcccaccaccagcagcaccatcatcatcagcagcagcagcagcagcagcagatccATCAGATCTCAGCGGTGGATGGACAGACCGGTAGTCGGATGGAGCTGCACAAGGCGACGCTGGCGAACGCCACCATAGATCCGATTCCATCGGCTGGAGGGCACA AATATGCTTCATTGCCGGAGACGTCAGTTAGTGGCAGTTCAGTGGCCACACTGGCCGACATAGCCGAGAGTAGTG TTACCTATTCAGCTGGTGCCGTTGCTGAAACCCCCACCGGCAGTGTGGTTAGACGCTACAAGCCCATCACCTCCAGTTCCTTTGACGAAGGCAAGCCCATGCGCCGCATCTCCTACCTGCGGGCCACCAACAACGAGGCCGACTTCAACGCCGAAGcagccgccgcagcagcagctgccagtggcggtggcggtggaggagatgctgctGGAGCACCAGCTGTCCCCACTATCAGTGCACCCATTTCCATGCCCATTCCGGTGGCTGCCGTGGTGGAGCCGCAGAAAACGAAATCCCTGGTGGAGGAGCATCCGGATCCCACATACGATGTGATTGGCGGTGCGGGTGGTGGCCATGAGTTCATAGAGACACCGAATGGCCTGGAGGATGTGCGTCTGTCGGCGCATGGCAGTCGTCGAGCCTCCATGAGCAGTGACATGAGAAGCAG CATCCACATCGATGCGGAACTAAATGGCAAATATGTGCCCAACGAACTGGAGGCCTTCGAGACGGAGATTGAGATTAAGTCCTCCTGCATTAATGGAAAG CGCATGTCCGAGTACCGATCGTGGCGTCAGGTGAAGCTGGAGATCAAGGGAGATCTGCTGCGCATCTACTCAGGCCGTCATGGAAAATCGGAGCATAAT GTGATAGAACTGGATATTAGAAACTTCAAGTTCTTCGACGAGTCGCTGGACAAGAAGAAGTACTTGATTCGCATGCAGTCGAAGCCCTCGCCCACTGGCGCCCACCTGGCCACCCTGGGCAACGAGCTGAACCTGGAGGACGGGCACGGGGACAAGCTGCTGACCTCCTCGGGCAGCAGCTCCGCCAACGAGCCCAGTGGATCGGCCCTCTCCGCCTCCACGTCCTCGTCCACGACCAGCAGCAGCGGTCCCTACACGGAGATCCTCTTCAAGACCAAGAGCAGCAACGAGATGAAGCGTCTCTTCGGGCTGTTGCAGTGGAAGGACAGCCTGAACTACGACGAT GACCACCAAGGCAAGCAACTGGCGGAGCCCCAGAAGACGGCTGCCAGTGCCAGTTACCTGGACGACCTGCCAGCCGGAGGAGTGGCTGCCGGTGCGGATAGCTCCCCGCTGAGCTCCCATTCCGGCGGCCTGGCCGAGGCGGCTGGCGGCCACCACCATGTCTCGGCTCTGCCGGCCGCGGCCGCCATTGTGGCCGCCACCAGTGACTCCATTTCCCCGGTGATGAAGGCGCGCAAGTCCTCCTCCCACAAGCACATACCCGACAAGGATTTGGGCTCGCCCAAGTCGAAGAACTGGAAGGATCTGCTCTTCCGTCGTGGCGGCGGCAGTGGCGGTGGCTCCGTTTCCCACCACGACCTGGCCTCGCCCTCCTCCTGCCCGGCCAAGCAGTTCGGCTCCATCGGGGTGCCGCTGCGCAGCTGTCCCATGTCCAAGCAGTTCCCATGCGTGCCGCACCTGGTGGAGGTGTGCACGAACATCGTGGAGACGAAGGGCCTGAGCGTGGTCGGCATCTATCGCATTCCCGGCAACAAGGCGGCCATCTCGGAGCTCTCCGAGCTGGTCAACACCAAGGACTTTCAGTTCGAGAGCTGTGCCACGGACGTGCGATGGGAGGACGTGAATGTGGTCAGCAGCCTGCTGAAGCTGTTCATCCGCAGCCTGCCGGACGCCCTCATGCCGGCCAGCTACTACATCAACTTCATCGAGGCCGACAAGAAGACGGGCCTGGAGCGGATCGTGCTCCTCAAGGAGATCGTGGAGTCGCTGCCCCGCCACCCCTACGACACCATGAAGCATCTGATCCGGCATCTGTGCCGGGTGAGCGACAACTGCGAGGTGAATCGCATGGAGCCCAAGAACCTGGCCATCATCTTTGGTCCGTCGATCATCCGGACACCGAACGATACCCTGGAAACGGCTGTGAAGGATATGAAGCACCAGTGCCGCATAGTAGAGCTGCTGGTGACACAG TACGATTACTTTTTCGAGAACGGCAGCCTGCCGGATCTGGCGGACGTGAGCGGAGGCGGTAATGCCGTAAGTGCCGCCCAGCCGCAGCAACAGACGCAGGAGGATCAGACCAGCATGCTGCTCCACAATCTGTCCAAGATCGAGAGGATCACCGAGCGGGAGACGACAAGAACCTCGCGGTTCATACCGCAACTGAGGAGGAAGACGCACGGCAAGCGCGGAGGCGTCAACTCGGACACGTACTCCGGCGAGAGTGTTGTGGTAAGCGGAAGCACCTCCTCCAGTACCATCTCCACCACCATCCACAACCAAAAGAACCACACTAGCAACAGTAGTAGCACCACCACCAataccatcaccaccaccaccacaaaaaCCATACAGCAACGTCGGGCACAGCGCAAGGCTGTGCAGAGCATTTGTGATCAGGCTCTAATCCTGTTCCTGCCCacgccctcctcctcctccacctcaaCCTCCGCCTCGACCTTCTCCTACGCCCCCTCCCCGTCCTCTCTGTCCGTTTCTCTTCCCTTTCAGTCGCTGGACTATGCCAAGGCgagcagcaccaccagcacgACAAGCACCTCCAGCAGTTCCACTCTTCACAGCGGCAAGGCCACGTCCTCGGGCTCCACAAACTCGTCCAGTTCCACGGCCAAGTTTagctcgtcctcgtcctcggcCTCGTCGGCCACGGCGGTGGCCATATCCTCGTCCTCCACCTCGACCTCGACCACAACCTCGTCGAAGCTACTGAGCGCCGCCACCAAGAAGCGGACGACCGGCGGCGGTTTCCTCGGCTCCCGTTCCACCCGGAAGGCCAGCCTCGACGAGAAGGACTCGGGCAGCGTCGACTCGGCCGGGAGTTTGGGCCTCAGCCTGGGTCTGAACCTGAACCTGGCCAAGGAGCAGCAGCGCAGCAGCGTGGACATATCCATTCTACTGACGGACGACGACTCCAGCAGCCGGCTGAGCGACACGG GTTCCATGTCGCTGACCACCATCACGGACACCTTGGACAGCAAGCTGAGGAACCTGCGCAGCGGCTCCGAGTCCAACGATGAGAACGGATCGCCAGAGTTCCCCAAGAACAGGCGCCACACCCTGGGCCAGCCCCTGCATCTGCACTCCGAGAACATTCCGTATGCGGACGAGTCGCCGGAGCGGCTGTTCCACCAGTTCTGCAATCCCCTGGACAGTGCTCCTCTGTCCCTCCATCTCAGCCGCTCCTGCACGGCCACCAATACCATTGGGTCGGGCTCGGGCGGTGGTGGCGATGAGAAGGCGACGAAGCAAGTGGTGGCTCCCCTGCCGCCCAGTCTGTTGAAGGCGGCCCACAAGCTGCAGCACTCGGCCACCGTGCCGATCCATCAGGGCAGCTCCACGGCCCCGGCCAGCGGAGCGGCCACGCCCACCGGCAGCAGTTCGGGAAACGGCGGAGCCattggcggtggcggcgggaGTGGAGGCGGCAGCACCAAGAGCATCTATCCTCGGTTCAGTAGCTACATGAACTACAACGCCACCATTGCGGGCGGAGTGCCCGGCGAGCGGGCCACTGGCGGCGGATCGGCCGCCTCCGAGGACGACTCCGAGGGCTCCACCACCAGTGATCCGAAGGAGAAGCTGCTGCTGGGCGAGCGCCCCTCGCCTTCGTTTTTTCTCGAGCGCTACAACAAGAAGAGACGCGACCACCGCCTGTTCCGGTCGGCCAGCTTCAACTGCCGCAACTACTCCACCCGGCACCTGACCGGCCAGCAGCCGGCGGCCGGATCGGGATCGGGAGGGTCGGTCACCGTGGGCGTGGCCTGCTGCCAGGCGGTGAGCAGTAGCGCCGCCGCCGTCGGCACCGGCCTGACCAAGGACGAGAAGACTGACATGAATCTGACCAAGAAGCGCCAGATCCAGAACAAGCAGAATCGTTCCATCAAGCGCCGGCACACGGTGGGTGGGCCGCACGACTACACCACCGGCTGCTCCAACCACATCCGCGGCGGCCACGATCTGGCGGCCATCAACTACAACCACCATAACcgccaccaccagcagcagctgctAAAGCTGGGCAACTCCCAGGAGCAGGGCGCTGCCGCGGCGGAGACCACAACCACAACGACTACGACCACAACAGTGCTGCGCCGCTTGGGAGGCGGCAACGGAGGAGCCGCTGCTCCCGGAGGAGACGCCAATGTGGCCCTGCCCGTTACAGGATCcacaagcagcagcaacaccagcaccaacaacaacaactctCCACAAAGCGACGGAAGCAACGGCAACGGAGGCGGAGTAGGAGTTGGCGTGGTGGGAGGAGGTGGCGGCAACGGCGGAGGTGGCGGCGGTGGAGCCAATGCCACATCGGGTGGCAATCAGAGCAGCACCACCGCTAGCATCAGCAACAGTGGGagtagcagcaacagcagcagcaccagcaccaccccGGCTGGGGGAGATCAGGTCCTGGAAGTGGGCATTCGCATCAAGAACATAAATCGCGGACGCTTCTAA
- the RhoGAP19D gene encoding rho GTPase-activating protein gacU isoform X4: protein MSKGFDPFKPLSINTSAMESSGGGGSVANNSTTTTSSSSTTTSVKKQSVLYESLQQHPLAKYQQLTSHHQQHHHHQQQQQQQQIHQISAVDGQTGSRMELHKATLANATIDPIPSAGGHKYASLPETSVSGSSVATLADIAESSVTYSAGAVAETPTGSVVRRYKPITSSSFDEGKPMRRISYLRATNNEADFNAEAAAAAAAASGGGGGGDAAGAPAVPTISAPISMPIPVAAVVEPQKTKSLVEEHPDPTYDVIGGAGGGHEFIETPNGLEDVRLSAHGSRRASMSSDMRSSIHIDAELNGKYVPNELEAFETEIEIKSSCINGKRMSEYRSWRQVKLEIKGDLLRIYSGRHGKSEHNVIELDIRNFKFFDESLDKKKYLIRMQSKPSPTGAHLATLGNELNLEDGHGDKLLTSSGSSSANEPSGSALSASTSSSTTSSSGPYTEILFKTKSSNEMKRLFGLLQWKDSLNYDDDHQGKQLAEPQKTAASASYLDDLPAGGVAAGADSSPLSSHSGGLAEAAGGHHHVSALPAAAAIVAATSDSISPVMKARKSSSHKHIPDKDLGSPKSKNWKDLLFRRGGGSGGGSVSHHDLASPSSCPAKQFGSIGVPLRSCPMSKQFPCVPHLVEVCTNIVETKGLSVVGIYRIPGNKAAISELSELVNTKDFQFESCATDVRWEDVNVVSSLLKLFIRSLPDALMPASYYINFIEADKKTGLERIVLLKEIVESLPRHPYDTMKHLIRHLCRVSDNCEVNRMEPKNLAIIFGPSIIRTPNDTLETAVKDMKHQCRIVELLVTQYDYFFENGSLPDLADVSGGGNAVSAAQPQQQTQEDQTSMLLHNLSKIERITERETTRTSRFIPQLRRKTHGKRGGVNSDTYSGESVVVSGSTSSSTISTTIHNQKNHTSNSSSTTTNTITTTTTKTIQQRRAQRKAVQSICDQALILFLPTPSSSSTSTSASTFSYAPSPSSLSVSLPFQSLDYAKASSTTSTTSTSSSSTLHSGKATSSGSTNSSSSTAKFSSSSSSASSATAVAISSSSTSTSTTTSSKLLSAATKKRTTGGGFLGSRSTRKASLDEKDSGSVDSAGSLGLSLGLNLNLAKEQQRSSVDISILLTDDDSSSRLSDTGSMSLTTITDTLDSKLRNLRSGSESNDENGSPEFPKNRRHTLGQPLHLHSENIPYADESPERLFHQFCNPLDSAPLSLHLSRSCTATNTIGSGSGGGGDEKATKQVVAPLPPSLLKAAHKLQHSATVPIHQGSSTAPASGAATPTGSSSGNGGAIGGGGGSGGGSTKSIYPRFSSYMNYNATIAGGVPGERATGGGSAASEDDSEGSTTSDPKEKLLLGERPSPSFFLERYNKKRRDHRLFRSASFNCRNYSTRHLTGQQPAAGSGSGGSVTVGVACCQAVSSSAAAVGTGLTKDEKTDMNLTKKRQIQNKQNRSIKRRHTVGGPHDYTTGCSNHIRGGHDLAAINYNHHNRHHQQQLLKLGNSQEQGAAAAETTTTTTTTTTVLRRLGGGNGGAAAPGGDANVALPVTGSTSSSNTSTNNNNSPQSDGSNGNGGGVGVGVVGGGGGNGGGGGGGANATSGGNQSSTTASISNSGSSSNSSSTSTTPAGGDQVLEVGIRIKNINRGRF from the exons ATGTCCAAGGGCTTCGATCCCTTCAAGCCGCTCTCCATCAACACCAGTGCTATGGAGTCCTCTGGTGGGGGTGGGAGTGTGGCAAACAACAGCACCACTACCacgtcctcctcctcgaccACCACGTCTGTGAAGAAGCAGAGCGTCCTCTATGAATCCCTGCAGCAGCATCCACTGGCCAAGTACCAGCAACTGACCtcccaccaccagcagcaccatcatcatcagcagcagcagcagcagcagcagatccATCAGATCTCAGCGGTGGATGGACAGACCGGTAGTCGGATGGAGCTGCACAAGGCGACGCTGGCGAACGCCACCATAGATCCGATTCCATCGGCTGGAGGGCACA AATATGCTTCATTGCCGGAGACGTCAGTTAGTGGCAGTTCAGTGGCCACACTGGCCGACATAGCCGAGAGTAGTG TTACCTATTCAGCTGGTGCCGTTGCTGAAACCCCCACCGGCAGTGTGGTTAGACGCTACAAGCCCATCACCTCCAGTTCCTTTGACGAAGGCAAGCCCATGCGCCGCATCTCCTACCTGCGGGCCACCAACAACGAGGCCGACTTCAACGCCGAAGcagccgccgcagcagcagctgccagtggcggtggcggtggaggagatgctgctGGAGCACCAGCTGTCCCCACTATCAGTGCACCCATTTCCATGCCCATTCCGGTGGCTGCCGTGGTGGAGCCGCAGAAAACGAAATCCCTGGTGGAGGAGCATCCGGATCCCACATACGATGTGATTGGCGGTGCGGGTGGTGGCCATGAGTTCATAGAGACACCGAATGGCCTGGAGGATGTGCGTCTGTCGGCGCATGGCAGTCGTCGAGCCTCCATGAGCAGTGACATGAGAAGCAG CATCCACATCGATGCGGAACTAAATGGCAAATATGTGCCCAACGAACTGGAGGCCTTCGAGACGGAGATTGAGATTAAGTCCTCCTGCATTAATGGAAAG CGCATGTCCGAGTACCGATCGTGGCGTCAGGTGAAGCTGGAGATCAAGGGAGATCTGCTGCGCATCTACTCAGGCCGTCATGGAAAATCGGAGCATAAT GTGATAGAACTGGATATTAGAAACTTCAAGTTCTTCGACGAGTCGCTGGACAAGAAGAAGTACTTGATTCGCATGCAGTCGAAGCCCTCGCCCACTGGCGCCCACCTGGCCACCCTGGGCAACGAGCTGAACCTGGAGGACGGGCACGGGGACAAGCTGCTGACCTCCTCGGGCAGCAGCTCCGCCAACGAGCCCAGTGGATCGGCCCTCTCCGCCTCCACGTCCTCGTCCACGACCAGCAGCAGCGGTCCCTACACGGAGATCCTCTTCAAGACCAAGAGCAGCAACGAGATGAAGCGTCTCTTCGGGCTGTTGCAGTGGAAGGACAGCCTGAACTACGACGAT GACCACCAAGGCAAGCAACTGGCGGAGCCCCAGAAGACGGCTGCCAGTGCCAGTTACCTGGACGACCTGCCAGCCGGAGGAGTGGCTGCCGGTGCGGATAGCTCCCCGCTGAGCTCCCATTCCGGCGGCCTGGCCGAGGCGGCTGGCGGCCACCACCATGTCTCGGCTCTGCCGGCCGCGGCCGCCATTGTGGCCGCCACCAGTGACTCCATTTCCCCGGTGATGAAGGCGCGCAAGTCCTCCTCCCACAAGCACATACCCGACAAGGATTTGGGCTCGCCCAAGTCGAAGAACTGGAAGGATCTGCTCTTCCGTCGTGGCGGCGGCAGTGGCGGTGGCTCCGTTTCCCACCACGACCTGGCCTCGCCCTCCTCCTGCCCGGCCAAGCAGTTCGGCTCCATCGGGGTGCCGCTGCGCAGCTGTCCCATGTCCAAGCAGTTCCCATGCGTGCCGCACCTGGTGGAGGTGTGCACGAACATCGTGGAGACGAAGGGCCTGAGCGTGGTCGGCATCTATCGCATTCCCGGCAACAAGGCGGCCATCTCGGAGCTCTCCGAGCTGGTCAACACCAAGGACTTTCAGTTCGAGAGCTGTGCCACGGACGTGCGATGGGAGGACGTGAATGTGGTCAGCAGCCTGCTGAAGCTGTTCATCCGCAGCCTGCCGGACGCCCTCATGCCGGCCAGCTACTACATCAACTTCATCGAGGCCGACAAGAAGACGGGCCTGGAGCGGATCGTGCTCCTCAAGGAGATCGTGGAGTCGCTGCCCCGCCACCCCTACGACACCATGAAGCATCTGATCCGGCATCTGTGCCGGGTGAGCGACAACTGCGAGGTGAATCGCATGGAGCCCAAGAACCTGGCCATCATCTTTGGTCCGTCGATCATCCGGACACCGAACGATACCCTGGAAACGGCTGTGAAGGATATGAAGCACCAGTGCCGCATAGTAGAGCTGCTGGTGACACAG TACGATTACTTTTTCGAGAACGGCAGCCTGCCGGATCTGGCGGACGTGAGCGGAGGCGGTAATGCCGTAAGTGCCGCCCAGCCGCAGCAACAGACGCAGGAGGATCAGACCAGCATGCTGCTCCACAATCTGTCCAAGATCGAGAGGATCACCGAGCGGGAGACGACAAGAACCTCGCGGTTCATACCGCAACTGAGGAGGAAGACGCACGGCAAGCGCGGAGGCGTCAACTCGGACACGTACTCCGGCGAGAGTGTTGTGGTAAGCGGAAGCACCTCCTCCAGTACCATCTCCACCACCATCCACAACCAAAAGAACCACACTAGCAACAGTAGTAGCACCACCACCAataccatcaccaccaccaccacaaaaaCCATACAGCAACGTCGGGCACAGCGCAAGGCTGTGCAGAGCATTTGTGATCAGGCTCTAATCCTGTTCCTGCCCacgccctcctcctcctccacctcaaCCTCCGCCTCGACCTTCTCCTACGCCCCCTCCCCGTCCTCTCTGTCCGTTTCTCTTCCCTTTCAGTCGCTGGACTATGCCAAGGCgagcagcaccaccagcacgACAAGCACCTCCAGCAGTTCCACTCTTCACAGCGGCAAGGCCACGTCCTCGGGCTCCACAAACTCGTCCAGTTCCACGGCCAAGTTTagctcgtcctcgtcctcggcCTCGTCGGCCACGGCGGTGGCCATATCCTCGTCCTCCACCTCGACCTCGACCACAACCTCGTCGAAGCTACTGAGCGCCGCCACCAAGAAGCGGACGACCGGCGGCGGTTTCCTCGGCTCCCGTTCCACCCGGAAGGCCAGCCTCGACGAGAAGGACTCGGGCAGCGTCGACTCGGCCGGGAGTTTGGGCCTCAGCCTGGGTCTGAACCTGAACCTGGCCAAGGAGCAGCAGCGCAGCAGCGTGGACATATCCATTCTACTGACGGACGACGACTCCAGCAGCCGGCTGAGCGACACGG GTTCCATGTCGCTGACCACCATCACGGACACCTTGGACAGCAAGCTGAGGAACCTGCGCAGCGGCTCCGAGTCCAACGATGAGAACGGATCGCCAGAGTTCCCCAAGAACAGGCGCCACACCCTGGGCCAGCCCCTGCATCTGCACTCCGAGAACATTCCGTATGCGGACGAGTCGCCGGAGCGGCTGTTCCACCAGTTCTGCAATCCCCTGGACAGTGCTCCTCTGTCCCTCCATCTCAGCCGCTCCTGCACGGCCACCAATACCATTGGGTCGGGCTCGGGCGGTGGTGGCGATGAGAAGGCGACGAAGCAAGTGGTGGCTCCCCTGCCGCCCAGTCTGTTGAAGGCGGCCCACAAGCTGCAGCACTCGGCCACCGTGCCGATCCATCAGGGCAGCTCCACGGCCCCGGCCAGCGGAGCGGCCACGCCCACCGGCAGCAGTTCGGGAAACGGCGGAGCCattggcggtggcggcgggaGTGGAGGCGGCAGCACCAAGAGCATCTATCCTCGGTTCAGTAGCTACATGAACTACAACGCCACCATTGCGGGCGGAGTGCCCGGCGAGCGGGCCACTGGCGGCGGATCGGCCGCCTCCGAGGACGACTCCGAGGGCTCCACCACCAGTGATCCGAAGGAGAAGCTGCTGCTGGGCGAGCGCCCCTCGCCTTCGTTTTTTCTCGAGCGCTACAACAAGAAGAGACGCGACCACCGCCTGTTCCGGTCGGCCAGCTTCAACTGCCGCAACTACTCCACCCGGCACCTGACCGGCCAGCAGCCGGCGGCCGGATCGGGATCGGGAGGGTCGGTCACCGTGGGCGTGGCCTGCTGCCAGGCGGTGAGCAGTAGCGCCGCCGCCGTCGGCACCGGCCTGACCAAGGACGAGAAGACTGACATGAATCTGACCAAGAAGCGCCAGATCCAGAACAAGCAGAATCGTTCCATCAAGCGCCGGCACACGGTGGGTGGGCCGCACGACTACACCACCGGCTGCTCCAACCACATCCGCGGCGGCCACGATCTGGCGGCCATCAACTACAACCACCATAACcgccaccaccagcagcagctgctAAAGCTGGGCAACTCCCAGGAGCAGGGCGCTGCCGCGGCGGAGACCACAACCACAACGACTACGACCACAACAGTGCTGCGCCGCTTGGGAGGCGGCAACGGAGGAGCCGCTGCTCCCGGAGGAGACGCCAATGTGGCCCTGCCCGTTACAGGATCcacaagcagcagcaacaccagcaccaacaacaacaactctCCACAAAGCGACGGAAGCAACGGCAACGGAGGCGGAGTAGGAGTTGGCGTGGTGGGAGGAGGTGGCGGCAACGGCGGAGGTGGCGGCGGTGGAGCCAATGCCACATCGGGTGGCAATCAGAGCAGCACCACCGCTAGCATCAGCAACAGTGGGagtagcagcaacagcagcagcaccagcaccaccccGGCTGGGGGAGATCAGGTCCTGGAAGTGGGCATTCGCATCAAGAACATAAATCGCGGACGCTTCTAA